In Populus trichocarpa isolate Nisqually-1 chromosome 7, P.trichocarpa_v4.1, whole genome shotgun sequence, the following proteins share a genomic window:
- the LOC7459947 gene encoding BTB/POZ and TAZ domain-containing protein 3, whose amino-acid sequence MASPDVDSPWLCAASESLGGCFNTQIEEVKSTNVLNVLEAPTSSVYDTRNIPKPPPYPNTTSKTTSHCKRISASCSVPKETKDTWDRLFKEAYGSDVYIITESNSYIPAHCNVLSTASPVLGTILQRSKVKNGIRYISILGVLCEAVHVFIRFLYSSCYEEDEMKKFVLHLLVLSHSYSVPSLKRFCIDLLEQDCLTRENVIDVLQLARSCDAPRLSLICVRMVVKDLKSVSSTEGWKVMRRANPALEQELVESVVEADSRKQERLRKIEERKVYLQLYEAMEALLHICRDGCRTIGPSDKMLKGSQVACNFPACKALESLVRHFSKCKSRVPGGCIHCKRMWQLLELHSRMCDEPDSCKVPLCRHFKEKMQQQTKKEEAKWKLLVSKVIAAKNALGPFSARRIDLF is encoded by the exons ATGGCTTCACCGGATGTCGATTCTCCTTGGCTCTGTGCTGCTAGTGAATCTCTTGGTGGATGTTTCAATACACAGATTGAGGAGGTCAAATCAACCAATGTCTTAAATGTGCTGGAAGCTCCCACATCTTCTGTGTATGATACCCGTAACATCCCCAAGCCGCCACCTTATCCTAATACAACATCTAAAACAACCAGCCATTGTAAGAGGATCTCAGCGAGTTGCTCTGTtccaaaggaaacaaaagataCATGGGACAGGCTATTCAAGGAAGCATACGGTTCGGATGTCTACATTATCACAGAGAGCAACTCGTATATTCCAGCTCATTGCAATGTTTTG AGTACTGCGTCGCCCGTGCTTGGGACTATCCTGCAGCGGTCAAAAGTTAAAAATGGAATTAGATACATCAGCATTCTTGGTGTACTTTGTGAAGCTGTCCATGTGTTCATTCGGTTTTTGTACTCATCCTG CTATGAAGAGGATGAGATGAAAAAGTTTGTTCTCCATCTGTTGGTTTTATCACACTCATACTCTGTTCCGTCACTGAAAAGATTTTGTATAGACCTTCTGGAGCAGGATTGTCTGACCAGAGAAAATGTGATAGACGTGCTTCAGTTGGCAAGGAGCTGCGATGCGCCACGACTCTCCTTAATTTGTGTTCGTATGGTTGTGAAGGACTTGAAATCTGTATCATCAACTGAAGGTTGGAAAGTTATGAGGCGAGCTAACCCTGCCCTTGAACAAGAGCTTGTAGAATCTGTTGTCGAAGCAGATTCG AGAAAACAAGAGAGGCTGAGGAaaatagaagagagaaaagtataCTTGCAACTGTATGAAGCAATGGAGGCCCTCCTTCACATATGCAGGGATGGGTGTAGGACAATTGGACCTAGTGATAAAATGCTGAAAGGAAGCCAAGTTGCCTGCAACTTTCCTGCCTGCAAAGCACTTGAGTCCTTAGTTCGTCATTTCTCCAAATGCAAGTCTCGGGTCCCAGGTGGTTGCATTCACTGCAAACGCATGTGGCAGCTTCTCGAGCTACATTCTCGTATGTGCGATGAGCCTGATTCCTGCAAGGTTCCGCTTTGCAG gcatttcaaggaaaaaatgcagcagcaaacaaagaaagaagaagctaaGTGGAAACTGCTGGTCAGCAAAGTAATAGCAGCCAAGAACGCCTTGGGGCCATTCTCTGCTCGGCGTATAGATTTATTCTGA
- the LOC7469550 gene encoding UDP-glycosyltransferase 74F2 — translation MEESWKGHVLLVPYPGQGHINPMMQFSRRLISKGLKATLVTSIFIAKSMKLGSSIGPVHLDVISDGFDEEGFPTGGSSELYLQKLEAAGSKTLAELIVKYRGTPYPIVCVIYEPFLHWALDVAKDFGVMGAAFFTQPCVVDYIYYNIQHGLLSLPITSAPVSIPGLPLLESRDMPSFINVPGSYPAYFKMLLDQFSNTDKVDYILINTFYKLEAEAVDTISKVCPTLTIGPTVPSRYLDKRIEDDDYYNLDLFTLHASISTNWISNKPPRSVVYVAFGSISNLCEKQIEELSWGLKNSNYYFLWVIRESGQINLPKTFLEDLGEKGCVVGWSPQVRMLANEAVGCFLTHCGWNSTIEALSLGMPMVAMPQWTDQPPNAKLVEDVWKVGIRVKVNEEGIVPRDEIECCIKEVMEGEKGEEMKKNAKKWRELAIEAVSEGGSSDKNIDELVSKILKFKN, via the exons ATGGAGGAGTCATGGAAAGGGCATGTACTACTAGTTCCATATCCAGGCCAAGGCCATATAAATCCCATGATGCAATTCTCAAGGCGTTTGATCTCCAAAGGGCTCAAAGCCACTCTTGTAACATCCATTTTCATTGCCAAGTCTATGAAGCTCGGCTCCTCAATCGGCCCTGTCCATCTTGATGTAATTTCTGACGGTTTTGATGAAGAAGGCTTTCCAACAGGTGGTTCTAGTGAACTCTATCTCCAAAAGCTAGAGGCAGCAGGTTCAAAAACCCTAGCTGAACTTATTGTCAAGTATCGAGGCACACCATACCCTATTGTTTGTGTCATCTATGAGCCTTTCTTGCATTGGGCCTTGGATGTTGCTAAGGATTTCGGGGTCATGGGAGCTGCCTTTTTCACTCAACCTTGTGTTGTTGATTATATTTATTACAACATTCAGCATGGATTGCTGAGTTTGCCAATTACTTCAGCACCTGTTTCCATTCCTGGATTGCCTCTGCTTGAGTCTCGAGACATGCCATCCTTCATTAACGTCCCTGGCTCGTATCCTGCTTACTTCAAGATGTTGCTGGATCAGTTTTCCAATACAGACAAAGTTGATTACATTCTTATCAACACTTTCTACAAGCTAGAGGCTGAG GCAGTGGATACAATATCAAAAGTCTGCCCAACATTGACAATTGGACCAACAGTTCCATCAAGATACTTGGACAAGCGTATTGAAGATGATGATTACTATAATCTTGATCTCTTTACATTACACGCATCTATTTCCACCAATTGGATCAGCAATAAACCACCAAGGTCAGTTGTATATGTGGCCTTTGGTAGCATTTCTAACCTATGTGAGAAGCAAATTGAAGAACTTTCTTGGGGCTTAAAGAATAGTAATTACTATTTCTTGTGGGTAATAAGGGAATCTGGGCAAATCAATCTCCCCAAAACATTTTTGGAGGACTTAGGTGAAAAGGGTTGTGTGGTGGGGTGGAGTCCTCAAGTTAGGATGCTAGCAAACGAAGCTGTGGGATGTTTTCTTACACATTGCGGTTGGAACTCGACAATTGAGGCATTGAGTCTTGGCATGCCAATGGTGGCAATGCCACAGTGGACTGACCAGCCACCAAACGCCAAGCTGGTAGAGGATGTTTGGAAGGTGGGAATTAGAGTTAAGGTTAATGAGGAAGGAATTGTGCCAAGAGATGAGATTGAGTGTTGTATTAAGGAAGTGATGGAGGGAGAGAAGGGCGAAGAGATGAAAAAGAATGCAAAGAAATGGAGAGAGTTGGCTATTGAGGCTGTTAGTGAAGGTGGTTCTTCGGACAAGAACATTGATGAATTGGTATCTAAGATtctaaaattcaagaattga
- the LOC7459945 gene encoding rust resistance kinase Lr10 isoform X1, translating into MNAGLNGAPIRVAIDLLTNRILSYLIFGPITKYFPSGTWIYYSRRGGQPHLGFRIYKEYYTYVGTKTISSDFLSIIIVLLIALLIFAVIFRAILFLFGLSCLVTYLIYTWRRRHLSMYDTIEEFLQSNDNLMPVRYSYSEIKKITNDFKEKLGEGGFGSVYKGKLRSGRFAAVKILSNSKANGQDFTNEVDTIGRIYHVNVVQLIGFIAEGSKRGLIYEFMPNGSLDKYIFSKRGSVTLSKEKMFDISLGIARGIDYLHQGCDMQILHFDIKPHNILLDEKFVPKISDFGLAKLYPTNNGIVALTAARGTMGYIAPELFYKNIGGVSYKADVYSFGMLLMDMIGRKKNLSELVVDASQIYFPSWVYEQVCEGNDLEVLGDTTEQEKKITKKMIIVASWCIQLKPEDCPSMHEVVKMLETDVESLQMSPKPFLTTSQQMPKHDDVANQSDPSSYCINSSYQFGR; encoded by the exons atgaACGCAGGCCTCAATGGTGCTCCTATCAGAGTGGCAATAG ACTTGCTGACTAATCGCATACTCAGTTATCTCA TCTTTGGGCCGATAACCAAGTATTTTCCAAGCGGGACATGGATATACTATTCAAGAAGAGGGG GACAACCGCATTTGGGATTCCGAATTTACAAAG AATACTATACGTATGTTGGGACCAAGACCATATCTTCAGATTTTCTCAGCATAATCATAGTTTTGCTCATAGCACTACTTATTTTCGCTG TGATATTTCGTGCAATATTATTCCTTTTTGGGCTTTCATGCCTCGTGACTTATTTAATCTACACATGGCGAAGAAGGCACTTATCAATGTATGACACAATTGAAGAGTTCTTGCAGAGTAATGACAATCTCATGCCTGTAAGGTATTCTTACTCAGAGATTAAGAAGATAACAAATGACTTCAAGGAGAAGTTGGGTGAGGGGGGCTTTGGCTCAGTTTATAAAGGAAAGCTTCGTAGTGGTCGTTTTGCAGCAGTAAAAATCTTGAGCAATTCGAAAGCTAATGGACAAGATTTTACCAATGAAGTTGACACCATCGGAAGAATTTACCATGTCAATGTGGTGCAGCTTATAGGCTTTATCGCCGAGGGATCAAAGCGTGGTCTTATATATGAGTTCATGCCTAATGGTTCTCTTGATaagtatattttttctaaacgAGGTAGCGTCACATTAAGTAAAGAGAAAATGTTTGACATTTCTCTTGGGATTGCTCGTGGCATTGATTATCTACATCAAGGTTGTGATATGCAAATCTTGCATTTTGATATCAAGCCTCACAATATTCTTCTCGACGAGAAGTTTGTTCCaaaaatttcagattttggATTAGCAAAATTGTACCCAACAAATAATGGCATTGTGGCCCTTACTGCGGCTAGAGGAACAATGGGATACATAGCTCCTGAATTGTTCTACAAAAATATCGGAGGCGTGTCTTACAAAGCAGATGTTTACAGTTTTGGGATGTTGTTAATGGACATGATAGGAAGAAAGAAGAACTTGAGTGAATTGGTAGTCGATGCAAGCCAAATCTACTTTCCTTCGTGGGTTTATGAGCAGGTTTGTGAAGGAAATGACCTAGAAGTACTAGGAGACACCACAGagcaagaaaagaagataaCAAAGAAGATGATTATAGTGGCATCATGGTGTATACAATTAAAACCCGAGGATTGTCCCTCAATGCATGAAGTTGTAAAGATGCTCGAAACCGATGTTGAATCCCTACAAATGTCTCCTAAACCTTTTCTCACCACCTCGCAACAAATGCCAAAACATGATGACGTGGCCAATCAATCAGATCCGTCAAGTTATTGTATAAATTCTTCATATCAGTTTGGtcgttaa
- the LOC7459945 gene encoding rust resistance kinase Lr10 isoform X2, producing the protein MNAGLNGAPIRVAIDLLTNRILSYLIFGPITKYFPSGTWIYYSRRGGQPHLGFRIYKEYYTYVGTKTISSDFLSIIIVLLIALLIFAEIKKITNDFKEKLGEGGFGSVYKGKLRSGRFAAVKILSNSKANGQDFTNEVDTIGRIYHVNVVQLIGFIAEGSKRGLIYEFMPNGSLDKYIFSKRGSVTLSKEKMFDISLGIARGIDYLHQGCDMQILHFDIKPHNILLDEKFVPKISDFGLAKLYPTNNGIVALTAARGTMGYIAPELFYKNIGGVSYKADVYSFGMLLMDMIGRKKNLSELVVDASQIYFPSWVYEQVCEGNDLEVLGDTTEQEKKITKKMIIVASWCIQLKPEDCPSMHEVVKMLETDVESLQMSPKPFLTTSQQMPKHDDVANQSDPSSYCINSSYQFGR; encoded by the exons atgaACGCAGGCCTCAATGGTGCTCCTATCAGAGTGGCAATAG ACTTGCTGACTAATCGCATACTCAGTTATCTCA TCTTTGGGCCGATAACCAAGTATTTTCCAAGCGGGACATGGATATACTATTCAAGAAGAGGGG GACAACCGCATTTGGGATTCCGAATTTACAAAG AATACTATACGTATGTTGGGACCAAGACCATATCTTCAGATTTTCTCAGCATAATCATAGTTTTGCTCATAGCACTACTTATTTTCGCTG AGATTAAGAAGATAACAAATGACTTCAAGGAGAAGTTGGGTGAGGGGGGCTTTGGCTCAGTTTATAAAGGAAAGCTTCGTAGTGGTCGTTTTGCAGCAGTAAAAATCTTGAGCAATTCGAAAGCTAATGGACAAGATTTTACCAATGAAGTTGACACCATCGGAAGAATTTACCATGTCAATGTGGTGCAGCTTATAGGCTTTATCGCCGAGGGATCAAAGCGTGGTCTTATATATGAGTTCATGCCTAATGGTTCTCTTGATaagtatattttttctaaacgAGGTAGCGTCACATTAAGTAAAGAGAAAATGTTTGACATTTCTCTTGGGATTGCTCGTGGCATTGATTATCTACATCAAGGTTGTGATATGCAAATCTTGCATTTTGATATCAAGCCTCACAATATTCTTCTCGACGAGAAGTTTGTTCCaaaaatttcagattttggATTAGCAAAATTGTACCCAACAAATAATGGCATTGTGGCCCTTACTGCGGCTAGAGGAACAATGGGATACATAGCTCCTGAATTGTTCTACAAAAATATCGGAGGCGTGTCTTACAAAGCAGATGTTTACAGTTTTGGGATGTTGTTAATGGACATGATAGGAAGAAAGAAGAACTTGAGTGAATTGGTAGTCGATGCAAGCCAAATCTACTTTCCTTCGTGGGTTTATGAGCAGGTTTGTGAAGGAAATGACCTAGAAGTACTAGGAGACACCACAGagcaagaaaagaagataaCAAAGAAGATGATTATAGTGGCATCATGGTGTATACAATTAAAACCCGAGGATTGTCCCTCAATGCATGAAGTTGTAAAGATGCTCGAAACCGATGTTGAATCCCTACAAATGTCTCCTAAACCTTTTCTCACCACCTCGCAACAAATGCCAAAACATGATGACGTGGCCAATCAATCAGATCCGTCAAGTTATTGTATAAATTCTTCATATCAGTTTGGtcgttaa